Part of the Arthrobacter gengyunqii genome is shown below.
GGCGGCGTTGCAGTCATCAAGGCCGGCGCTGCAACTGAAGTTGAGCTCAAGGAGCGCAAGCACCGCATTGAGGACGCTGTCCGCAACGCAAAGGCTGCCGTTGAAGAAGGCATCGTCGCCGGTGGCGGCGTGGCGCTCATCCAGGCCGGCCTGAAGGCTTTCGCAAACCTGAACCTCGAGGGCGACGAAGCAACGGGCGCCAACATCGTCCGCGTTGCCATCGACGCTCCGCTGAAGCAGATCGCCTTCAACGCCGGCATGGAGCCGGGCGTCGTTGTCGACAAGGTCCGCGGCCTGCCCGAGGGCTGGGGCCTGAACGCTGCTACGGGCGAGTACGAAGACCTGCTGGCTGCCGGCGTCAACGACCCGGTAAAGGTAACCCGCTCTGCCCTGCAGAACGCGGCCTCCATCGCCGGCCTGTTCCTCACCACCGAAGCAGTTGTTGCCGACAAGCCTGAAAAGGCTGCGCCGGCAATGGGCGGCGGCGACGACATGGGCGGCATGGGCGGTATGGGCGGCTTCTAGCAGCCCACCGATTCGTTCCCCAGGGCCACTCTGACCCCGCGGTGCGGATCACCATAACGCGGTTTTGAGAAGGCGCGGCACCTGCGGGTGCCGCGCCTTCCTGCTATGGGATGTACCCGTTCGGCGCCGAAACAGGGCTCAGCGCCGATAAGGACTCAGCGCCGAAACAGGGCTCAGAGCGCCGAACCAAGGCTCTCAGCGCCGGTAAGGACTCAGCGCCGAAAAAGGGCGGTGTTGGCTGCTTCGGTTTCGGCGTACTGCGCTGAGGCATGGCCCAGCGCCAGATTAATGCTGGCCAGGGACTCCTCGACTCTTGCCTGCGTGCTGCGCCAGTCGGCCACCAGGGACTGGAAGTTCGCTGATGCCTGCCCCTGCCAGGACTCGCTCAGGGACTGCAGCCCGGACTGCATCCGGTTGATGTCACACTGCAGCCGGTCGATGGTCCCGCGCACCTCTGCGCTTTTGGCGTCAAGGACCTCGCTGTCCACTGTTACCAGTGCCATGGTTGTCTCCGATCGAAGCTGTTGTAACTTTGGGGGTTATTGAGCTTTCGACGCTAGGCCGGCCGGAGCATCGAGGACGATCGTGCACGGAAGACTGTGGGCAACCCCGATCAAACACGACCGTCCCGCGCCCTGTGGAGGACCGGCAGCTGCGGAGCACAAATCTAGCCGTTGCCGGGCTCGTCCCGTTCGTCGTCGTCGAACTCTTCCGGGGCACGGTAGGGCAGACGGATGGACAGCGTGGCGCCGCCCCCTTCGGTTTCACTGAGGCGAACCGTGCCGTCATGCTGGGCCACCAGCGCTGCCACAATGGCCAGGCCCAGGCCGGTCCCGCCCGTTTCACGGTAGCGGGACGAATCGGCCCGGTAGAAGCGTTCAAAGACCCGTGCCGCGTCTTCTTCCGAGATGCCCGGTCCGTGATCGCGCACTTCAAGCACTGCGTCGGAACGGTTGTGGATGACCGGAGCCACCCCCACGGCAATCTCGATCGGGGACCCGTCAGGAGTGTAGCGCAGCGCATTGGTCATCAGGTTGGCCACAACCTGCCGCAGTCGTGCCTCGTCACCGAAGGTGGGAGCCGGACGCGGCTGCTGCCCGTCCAGGCCCACCACCCGGATGTCCCGCCCCGGAGCGCTGGCACGCGCGTCCATGGCCGCATCATTGCCCAGGAGCATCAGGTCCACCGGGGCGTATTCCAGCGGGCGCTGTTCATCAACACGGGCCAGGGTGAGCAGGTCTTCGACCAGCTGGCCCATCCGCTTGGCCTCACTCTCGATCCGGCCCATGGCGGCGCCGATCTCCTCGGGCTTCTGCAGTGCGCCGTGGCGGTACAGCTCGGAGAATCCACGAATCGTCACCAGCGGCGTGCGCAGCTCGTGGGATGCGTCCTGGACGAAGCGGCGCATCTTCTGTTCCGATTTGGTCCGGGCCGCAAACGCCGTTTCAATGTGGGCCAGCATGGCGTTCAGCGAGCGGGACAGCCGGCCGATCTCAGTGGCCGGGTTGCCCACGTCCACGCGCCGGGAAAGGTCTCCGGCGGCAATGGCCGCTGCGGTCTTCTCCACCTGGCTCAGCGGGCGGAACTGGCGGGTCACTGCCCAGTACGCGATGCCGGTTGCGCCCAGGGTGCCCAGCAGCCCCACCGAGAACACCAGCGAAGCTGCCTCATCCACCGTTGTGGCGACCGAATCGAGGGGAAGGGCCACCACAACGGAGCCGGGAGCATTCTCGAGAGCGAACACCCGCAGGCGCCAGCCCTTGCTGCCCGGTTCGGTACCGGGAACGGTCTGGCCCGCCTGATCGAGCTCCCGTACCCGCTGGGCGGTGTAGTGCGGTACAGCGGGCTTGTCGATGCGGGGGTCGGAGTGGGTCTCCGGTCCGTAGGAACCGTCATCCGCCAAGTAGAGACCGTAGAACTGGAACAGCGACGTATCACCGGCTTGGCCTTCGGACACGAGATAGCGCGATACGGCCGGAGCATTATCCTTGATTTCCGCGTCCAGGCGCGTCTCCAGGATCTGGCGCAGCACATAGATGGTGGCCAGCCCCGTGATGGTGACGGTGATGACCATCAGGACTGCCATGATGGCTACGAGCTGGGAGCGGAGCGAGGCAGATTTCCAGCGGCGGAGCAAGGCTTAGCGCTTCTCCGACGTCCGCAGCAGGTAACCCACCCCGCGCTTGGTCTGGATCAGGGCGGGCGCATCGGGGCTGCGGTCGATCTTTCGCCGCAGATAGGAAATGTAGGATTCGACGATGGATGCGTCGCCGTTGAAATCGTACTCCCAGACGTGGTCCAGGATCTGGGCCTTGGACAGCACCCGGTTGGGATTGAGCATCAGGTAACGGAGCAGCTTGAACTCGGTGGGGGAGAGGTCAATGGTCACGCCGCCGCGGCGGACCTCATGGGCGTCGTCGTCCAGCTCCAGGTCGTCCACGCGGATGACTGCGTCGTCATCGTCGAGCGGCTGGGTGCGCCGCAGGACAGCACGGATGCGCGCCACCACTTCGTCGAGGCTGAACGGCTTGGTGACGTAGTCGTCCCCGCCCACGGTCAGCCCGGTGACCTTGTCCTCGGTGTCATCCCGGGCCGTCAGGAAAACCACCGGGAAGTGCCGCCCGGCCGCCCGCAGGCGCCGGGTGAGCGTGAAACCGTCCATGTCCGGCAGCATGACGTCCAGAACCGCAAGGTCCGGGGCATGCTCCTCGACGGCGGCCAGGGCCTCGCGCCCGTTTGCTGCGGCAACGACGTCGAAACCGGCGAAGCGCAGGGAGGTGGAAAGGAGTTCGCGAATGTTGGGCTCGTCGTCAACGACCAGGAGCCGGGCTTCAGGTCCGGATGATTTGTTCACTGCACCAGTTTCTTACATTTAGCTGTGCGTTGTCTGTAGGCAATCAGGACATTGCCTGGCAGCCACCAGGGAAATGTCAGACCGGCTTCTCGATGTCAGCGGCGTCCAGGATGGAGTAAGCGTAGCCCTGCTCGGCCAGGAACCGCTGCCGCTTGGCCGCAAAGTCCTGGTCCAGGGTGTCCCGGGCCACCACGGTGTAGAAGTGCGCTGCCTTGCCGTCGGCCTTGGGC
Proteins encoded:
- a CDS encoding WXG100 family type VII secretion target; amino-acid sequence: MALVTVDSEVLDAKSAEVRGTIDRLQCDINRMQSGLQSLSESWQGQASANFQSLVADWRSTQARVEESLASINLALGHASAQYAETEAANTALFRR
- a CDS encoding sensor histidine kinase, with the protein product MAVLMVITVTITGLATIYVLRQILETRLDAEIKDNAPAVSRYLVSEGQAGDTSLFQFYGLYLADDGSYGPETHSDPRIDKPAVPHYTAQRVRELDQAGQTVPGTEPGSKGWRLRVFALENAPGSVVVALPLDSVATTVDEAASLVFSVGLLGTLGATGIAYWAVTRQFRPLSQVEKTAAAIAAGDLSRRVDVGNPATEIGRLSRSLNAMLAHIETAFAARTKSEQKMRRFVQDASHELRTPLVTIRGFSELYRHGALQKPEEIGAAMGRIESEAKRMGQLVEDLLTLARVDEQRPLEYAPVDLMLLGNDAAMDARASAPGRDIRVVGLDGQQPRPAPTFGDEARLRQVVANLMTNALRYTPDGSPIEIAVGVAPVIHNRSDAVLEVRDHGPGISEEDAARVFERFYRADSSRYRETGGTGLGLAIVAALVAQHDGTVRLSETEGGGATLSIRLPYRAPEEFDDDERDEPGNG
- a CDS encoding response regulator transcription factor; this encodes MNKSSGPEARLLVVDDEPNIRELLSTSLRFAGFDVVAAANGREALAAVEEHAPDLAVLDVMLPDMDGFTLTRRLRAAGRHFPVVFLTARDDTEDKVTGLTVGGDDYVTKPFSLDEVVARIRAVLRRTQPLDDDDAVIRVDDLELDDDAHEVRRGGVTIDLSPTEFKLLRYLMLNPNRVLSKAQILDHVWEYDFNGDASIVESYISYLRRKIDRSPDAPALIQTKRGVGYLLRTSEKR